A single Pedobacter sp. PACM 27299 DNA region contains:
- a CDS encoding DinB family protein, with amino-acid sequence MYRSIEDFLTERKEEESNTVKLFSNLTEESKSVKIHENVRSLERLAWHITQTLTEMGKNAGLFENDLLHELPIPATIAELIETYVDYNTLLMRTVRLKWTDSNLDDLVNMYGEQWKKGKVLSVLIAHESHHRSQMTVIMRMLGLNVPGIYGPSKEEWESMGMPPME; translated from the coding sequence ATGTATCGTAGTATTGAAGATTTCCTGACTGAACGTAAAGAAGAAGAGTCAAATACCGTCAAACTATTTTCCAACCTTACCGAGGAAAGCAAATCAGTAAAAATTCATGAAAATGTACGTTCTCTGGAACGCCTGGCATGGCACATCACCCAGACACTGACAGAGATGGGCAAAAATGCAGGTTTATTTGAAAACGACCTTTTACATGAGCTTCCAATTCCAGCAACAATTGCAGAACTGATCGAAACTTATGTCGACTATAACACCTTATTGATGCGTACAGTGAGGTTAAAATGGACGGATTCAAATCTGGACGACCTGGTGAATATGTATGGTGAACAATGGAAAAAAGGAAAAGTTCTTTCTGTTTTAATCGCGCATGAAAGCCACCACAGAAGTCAGATGACCGTCATCATGAGAATGCTGGGACTTAACGTACCCGGAATATATGGCCCTTCGAAAGAAGAATGGGAAAGCATGGGCATGCCTCCAATGGAATAA
- a CDS encoding L,D-transpeptidase family protein: MRKWLLILFLLPVVFIACNRKKIVKIERDISITPTNSVTRLAVDSLQMEHYITEQKLTDSAAQYLRNFYNSRNFQFAWLGEKGLTEQARVFYQLNKDYVDNFRDSSLLDVNLDKKMELLMKEDTTFKKADSSLAHLDLQLTSHFFNYVATAYEGKVNPEVIQWHIPRKKLSTVALLDSLMTNKNLKTDDWEPVNQQYKALKKELQRYYSLQKEGNWKTIPIGSRKKYQLGDSGLTVSLVKQRLIAMGDTLAKDSLPVFDQALKTAVKKLQPLYGLRSTGTIDPALLKELNVPIEKRIEQILINLERMRWMPVMPSGKMILVNIPEYQLHVFEDHKQVLNMGIVVGKAANKTVIFSNKLRNIVFSPYWNIPASIVRAEILPAMKRNRNYLASKNMEQTGTSNGLPTVRQKPGDNNSLGRVKFLFPNSYDIYFHDTPAKSLFAEEKRAFSHGCIRLAQPVKLADYLLADQPDWTPERIAKAMKSTKEIWVALKKPVPVFITYFTSWVDQDGRLNFRDDIYGHDQKMAEQLFLTAR; the protein is encoded by the coding sequence ATGAGAAAATGGCTCTTGATATTATTCCTTCTTCCTGTTGTATTTATAGCTTGTAACAGAAAAAAAATAGTTAAAATAGAAAGAGACATTAGTATTACCCCTACTAACTCCGTGACCAGACTAGCAGTCGACAGTCTGCAGATGGAGCATTATATTACCGAGCAAAAGTTAACCGATAGCGCGGCACAGTATCTAAGAAACTTTTACAACAGCAGGAACTTCCAGTTTGCCTGGCTGGGTGAAAAAGGATTAACGGAACAGGCCCGTGTATTTTATCAATTGAATAAAGACTATGTAGATAATTTCCGCGACAGTTCCCTGCTGGATGTCAATCTGGACAAGAAGATGGAACTGTTGATGAAAGAGGATACTACTTTCAAAAAGGCGGATAGCAGTCTGGCTCATCTGGACTTACAGCTGACCAGCCATTTCTTCAATTATGTGGCTACAGCTTATGAGGGGAAAGTCAACCCAGAGGTGATACAATGGCATATTCCGAGGAAAAAGCTGAGCACTGTGGCTTTGCTGGATTCTTTGATGACCAATAAAAACCTTAAAACTGACGACTGGGAACCTGTAAATCAGCAGTATAAAGCATTAAAAAAAGAACTTCAACGGTATTACAGTCTTCAAAAAGAAGGCAATTGGAAAACTATTCCAATAGGCAGCAGAAAAAAATACCAGCTGGGTGATAGCGGTCTGACGGTAAGCTTGGTCAAGCAACGTTTGATTGCAATGGGCGATACACTGGCGAAAGACAGCTTACCTGTATTTGACCAGGCGCTAAAAACCGCAGTAAAAAAACTACAGCCATTATATGGACTTCGCAGTACGGGAACAATCGACCCTGCTTTACTAAAAGAATTGAATGTTCCCATTGAAAAACGTATTGAACAAATACTCATTAATCTGGAACGTATGCGCTGGATGCCGGTCATGCCTTCAGGAAAAATGATTCTGGTTAACATTCCTGAGTACCAGCTTCATGTTTTTGAAGACCATAAACAGGTATTGAACATGGGCATTGTAGTTGGTAAAGCAGCTAATAAAACGGTAATCTTCAGCAATAAACTGAGAAATATTGTGTTCAGTCCATATTGGAATATTCCTGCGAGCATTGTTCGTGCAGAAATTCTTCCGGCAATGAAACGCAACCGCAATTATCTGGCGAGTAAAAATATGGAACAAACTGGAACCAGTAATGGCCTGCCTACGGTTCGCCAAAAGCCTGGCGACAACAATTCACTGGGGCGTGTAAAATTCCTTTTCCCTAACAGTTACGACATTTATTTCCATGATACTCCGGCAAAATCCCTGTTTGCGGAAGAAAAAAGAGCTTTTAGTCATGGCTGCATCCGACTGGCACAACCGGTGAAGCTTGCAGACTATCTATTGGCTGATCAGCCGGATTGGACACCGGAAAGGATAGCGAAAGCGATGAAAAGCACAAAAGAAATCTGGGTAGCCTTAAAGAAACCTGTCCCTGTGTTTATTACCTATTTCACTTCCTGGGTAGATCAGGATGGCCGATTGAATTTCAGAGATGACATTTATGGTCATGATCAGAAGATGGCAGAACAGCTGTTCCTTACTGCTAGATAA
- a CDS encoding phosphatidylglycerol lysyltransferase domain-containing protein has protein sequence MKRLKFFVPFLRENGKIISSYVFSLFFIGLAIWFIKQERGEIRQVEHLLSTAKWVWMTIGIALSIVYVFIHGMMYRSSFAAVSSKISIGDGTLLFLKRNFISVFLPAGGVSSLAFFSSPIEQKGVSKSQINFASSIYGFVGILSVLVIAIPVFIYAILEGSIGYGEWFGLIAAILLMLGIYFLYRSVIQRGPLYRFIIKYIPVIEVYAAEFRNNQIERKHFIATFLYSSLIELVGIVHIYIAMLALDLPASWMIAVISYIVAVVFLIISPFLRGLGAVEASMTFILIRLGYSAPQAVSITFLYRFMEFWIPMFIGAMSFLFRINKLLMRVVPALFLLLLGVINVVSVLTPAIHSRLRFVKDFIPMEAITASNYFVLVAGLFLLVTAAFMLKGLRMAWYFAMALCLLSLVGHLSKAIDYEEAGFSVLVMIILMTSRKEYYIRNNAKLRSFGIQTTLLSILGIMIYGTIGFYFLDKKHFNIDFSWLQSIRYTLENFILIGSDDLQPMDHFARGFLYSINISGFLSIGFLIYTLIRPYISSDETAAAEFERANQLLEKYGNSGIDYFKTYQDKLIYFSESMEGFVAYRIAGNFAVVLECPVTAIENRRAFIKDFDRYCFENGMKSLYYRVPEESLEDFLALGKKRLFLGQEGLVDLTSFSLEGGSKKSIRNALKKVADQGYHTKIYEPPIKDGLLQKIKSVSDGWLEDMDREELVFSQGMFNWEELKGQTIITVENVEEKIVAFMNVIPDYAAGEGTYDLIRKTSDAPNGIIDFIMVALFEHLKAKGCTKVNLGFAPMSGLIDPHNFPERSMKFAYEKIRSFSHYKGLRASKEKFAPEWQNRYLIYDHDYDLLQVPTVLTKVIKP, from the coding sequence ATGAAGCGACTGAAATTCTTTGTGCCCTTTTTACGGGAGAATGGTAAAATTATATCCAGTTATGTATTTAGTCTGTTCTTTATTGGGCTGGCTATCTGGTTTATAAAGCAGGAACGTGGGGAAATCAGGCAGGTAGAGCATCTGCTCAGTACTGCCAAATGGGTATGGATGACGATCGGCATTGCGCTCAGCATCGTGTATGTATTTATCCATGGGATGATGTACCGATCTTCTTTTGCGGCAGTTTCCAGTAAGATTTCTATTGGAGATGGCACTTTACTTTTTCTGAAACGTAACTTTATCAGTGTATTTTTACCTGCCGGAGGAGTCTCTTCACTTGCTTTTTTTAGCAGTCCCATAGAGCAGAAAGGAGTCAGTAAATCTCAGATCAATTTTGCTTCTTCAATTTATGGATTTGTAGGGATTTTATCAGTATTGGTGATTGCCATACCCGTATTTATTTACGCGATACTGGAAGGAAGTATCGGCTATGGTGAATGGTTTGGGCTAATCGCCGCTATATTATTAATGCTGGGCATTTACTTTCTGTACCGTTCGGTGATTCAAAGAGGCCCACTATACCGCTTTATCATCAAATACATTCCTGTGATTGAGGTGTATGCAGCAGAATTTAGAAATAACCAGATTGAGCGCAAGCATTTTATTGCTACGTTTTTATACAGCAGCCTGATTGAATTGGTGGGGATTGTTCACATTTACATCGCTATGCTGGCTTTAGATCTGCCTGCTTCTTGGATGATTGCGGTGATCAGTTATATTGTTGCCGTTGTTTTCCTAATCATCTCTCCATTTTTAAGGGGGCTGGGAGCGGTGGAAGCATCGATGACTTTCATCTTGATTCGCCTGGGTTATTCTGCCCCGCAAGCAGTATCTATAACTTTTCTTTACCGTTTCATGGAATTCTGGATTCCGATGTTTATCGGAGCAATGAGTTTCCTTTTTCGGATCAACAAACTGCTGATGAGGGTTGTTCCGGCACTATTTTTACTTTTGCTGGGGGTGATCAATGTGGTGTCTGTACTGACTCCTGCGATCCATTCGCGATTGCGTTTTGTCAAGGATTTTATCCCTATGGAAGCGATTACGGCCTCTAACTACTTTGTGCTGGTAGCCGGTTTATTTCTACTGGTCACTGCGGCTTTCATGCTGAAAGGTTTGCGGATGGCCTGGTATTTCGCCATGGCGCTTTGTTTACTCTCTTTAGTAGGACACCTCAGTAAGGCCATCGACTATGAAGAAGCAGGCTTTTCTGTGCTGGTGATGATTATACTGATGACCTCCAGAAAAGAATATTACATTCGAAACAATGCGAAGCTCAGGTCTTTTGGTATCCAGACTACCTTGCTCAGTATTCTCGGCATCATGATTTATGGTACAATTGGCTTTTATTTTCTCGATAAAAAGCATTTTAATATTGATTTCAGCTGGCTGCAATCTATTCGTTATACCTTGGAAAACTTTATCCTGATCGGAAGTGATGACCTACAGCCAATGGATCACTTTGCCCGTGGATTTCTGTATTCCATCAATATCTCTGGCTTTTTATCGATTGGATTCTTAATCTATACGCTCATCAGGCCATATATTTCCAGCGATGAAACAGCAGCAGCAGAATTTGAGCGTGCGAATCAGCTTTTGGAAAAGTATGGGAATTCAGGAATCGATTATTTTAAGACTTATCAGGATAAACTGATCTATTTTTCAGAGTCAATGGAAGGCTTTGTGGCCTATAGAATTGCGGGAAATTTTGCGGTAGTCCTGGAATGTCCGGTGACGGCAATTGAAAACAGAAGGGCTTTTATCAAAGATTTTGATCGGTATTGCTTTGAAAATGGAATGAAAAGCCTGTATTACAGAGTTCCGGAAGAAAGTCTGGAAGATTTTCTTGCCTTAGGAAAAAAACGCTTGTTTTTAGGGCAGGAGGGACTGGTAGACTTGACCAGCTTTTCTCTGGAAGGAGGAAGTAAGAAATCTATTCGCAATGCCTTGAAAAAGGTAGCCGATCAGGGCTACCATACTAAAATCTACGAGCCACCAATAAAAGATGGCTTGCTGCAAAAAATAAAATCCGTTTCAGATGGCTGGCTGGAAGATATGGACCGGGAGGAGCTGGTCTTTTCACAAGGCATGTTCAACTGGGAAGAATTAAAGGGGCAAACCATCATTACCGTTGAAAATGTGGAAGAGAAGATTGTCGCTTTTATGAATGTGATTCCCGATTATGCAGCGGGAGAAGGTACTTACGATTTGATCCGAAAAACCAGTGACGCGCCAAATGGCATTATTGACTTCATCATGGTTGCTCTTTTTGAGCATTTGAAAGCAAAAGGCTGTACGAAAGTAAACCTTGGCTTTGCACCCATGTCGGGCTTAATTGACCCGCATAATTTCCCAGAGCGTTCCATGAAGTTTGCTTATGAAAAGATCAGGTCATTTTCACATTATAAAGGGCTGCGTGCATCAAAAGAAAAGTTTGCCCCGGAATGGCAAAACAGGTACCTGATTTACGACCATGATTACGATTTATTGCAAGTGCCTACAGTGTTAACGAAAGTCATCAAACCCTAA
- a CDS encoding winged helix-turn-helix transcriptional regulator translates to MRKSSSTNYENEQVLHDFCDAAFALSVLSGRWKLTILVKLMKQDLRFGEIKLMIPEITERILALQLKNLEQDQLIFKIQHTSDKKAPIYRLSLKGKSLEPVINSLAKWGEKYKQCPPERVIT, encoded by the coding sequence ATGAGGAAAAGCAGTTCAACAAATTACGAAAACGAGCAGGTCTTACATGATTTTTGCGATGCTGCATTTGCCCTGTCGGTATTGAGCGGCAGGTGGAAACTGACGATTCTTGTGAAGTTAATGAAACAGGATTTGAGGTTTGGGGAAATAAAATTGATGATTCCGGAAATCACAGAAAGGATATTGGCCTTACAATTGAAGAATCTGGAGCAAGACCAGCTGATCTTCAAAATACAGCATACATCCGACAAAAAGGCACCTATTTACCGATTAAGTTTAAAAGGAAAAAGTCTGGAGCCTGTCATCAATAGCCTGGCAAAATGGGGAGAAAAGTATAAGCAATGCCCGCCGGAGCGGGTCATTACCTAA
- a CDS encoding VOC family protein, with amino-acid sequence MTERSKIKGLHHLAIRARDFDKTLEFYINALDFSVVHTWTLPEFNIKQAVMIKSWNGQTFIEIFDGAAEVPMEGEAVKVGEAVKTGALLHLAMSVVDAADAYERCLLAGASPYIAPMSLSLGQPPVNVRNALVYSPNGEVIEFLEGQPF; translated from the coding sequence ATGACAGAACGCAGTAAAATTAAAGGTTTACACCACCTGGCTATTCGCGCCCGGGATTTCGATAAAACACTGGAATTCTATATAAATGCATTAGATTTTTCTGTAGTTCATACCTGGACTTTGCCGGAGTTTAACATCAAACAGGCGGTAATGATAAAATCCTGGAACGGCCAGACTTTTATTGAAATCTTTGATGGGGCTGCGGAAGTACCCATGGAAGGTGAGGCCGTAAAAGTTGGGGAAGCGGTTAAAACCGGCGCTTTGTTACATCTGGCGATGAGCGTGGTGGATGCGGCAGATGCTTATGAGCGTTGTTTGCTTGCGGGGGCAAGTCCTTATATTGCTCCAATGAGCCTGTCACTGGGGCAGCCTCCGGTAAATGTCCGAAATGCTTTAGTTTATAGTCCAAATGGAGAGGTGATTGAATTTTTGGAAGGTCAGCCTTTTTAA
- a CDS encoding AcvB/VirJ family lysyl-phosphatidylglycerol hydrolase — MKPILVIILLLLFSSKPVSALEIDQISYGKFGDITVYQPQHAPVAVILFVSGDGGWKDVVVNMAKNMADDGALVLGIDARHYEYYLSKMATACLYPAADFEELSLSIQKKYKLPNYLKPVLMGYSYGATLIYGILVQAPANTFKGGIAIGFSPDINIKKPLCQGNGLNQKPIKKGVSYLLGRTNNLTAPLLVINGKKDLACPFPATETFLKGMPMTELIALPNAGHGFLNIEDWKTALNDGFKMILNAPGFTERKAAEHKTASNQPAVQPYRGDLPLTLIRSNQQNKLPMVFMISGDGGWTSFDQSLAEELASKGLSVLGMDAQKYFWNAKTPDQATREVSLALEHYLSELGKESFILAGYSFGASIVPFIANRLPAHLKTELKGVISLSPDVTADFEIHLVDLLNFSSSKDGYKVIPEMKSLMPMVPVSIFGTGEGAKIRGVFLNNGLKVVTIPGDHHFNKDYGKIAETFLKQVID; from the coding sequence ATGAAACCGATATTGGTAATTATCTTGTTGTTGTTATTTAGTAGTAAACCGGTTTCTGCCCTGGAGATCGATCAGATTTCTTATGGTAAATTTGGAGATATTACCGTTTATCAGCCCCAGCATGCGCCTGTTGCCGTTATTTTATTTGTTTCCGGGGATGGGGGCTGGAAAGATGTAGTGGTCAATATGGCCAAAAATATGGCCGACGATGGCGCATTGGTTCTTGGAATAGATGCGCGTCATTATGAGTATTATCTGTCTAAAATGGCTACGGCCTGTTTATACCCTGCGGCAGATTTTGAAGAATTGAGCCTATCCATTCAAAAGAAATATAAACTGCCGAATTACCTGAAGCCTGTATTAATGGGTTATTCTTATGGAGCGACCTTGATTTACGGCATTTTGGTGCAGGCACCAGCAAATACGTTTAAAGGAGGAATTGCGATTGGTTTCTCCCCTGATATCAATATCAAAAAACCTTTATGTCAGGGAAATGGGTTAAATCAAAAACCTATAAAAAAAGGAGTGTCGTACTTGTTAGGACGTACAAACAACCTGACTGCCCCGCTGCTCGTCATCAACGGGAAGAAAGATCTGGCATGCCCTTTTCCAGCAACGGAAACATTTTTGAAAGGAATGCCGATGACTGAGCTGATTGCTTTACCCAATGCCGGACATGGTTTTTTAAATATAGAAGATTGGAAAACGGCCCTGAATGATGGCTTTAAGATGATCCTAAATGCACCCGGTTTTACAGAACGAAAAGCTGCAGAACATAAAACCGCAAGTAATCAACCGGCCGTACAGCCTTATAGAGGGGATCTACCATTAACGCTAATCCGAAGTAATCAGCAGAATAAATTACCGATGGTGTTTATGATTTCAGGTGATGGTGGCTGGACTAGTTTTGATCAGTCTCTGGCAGAAGAATTGGCTTCAAAAGGCCTTTCTGTACTTGGAATGGATGCACAAAAGTACTTCTGGAATGCGAAAACCCCGGATCAAGCCACCAGAGAAGTGAGCCTGGCACTGGAGCATTACCTCTCAGAATTGGGTAAAGAAAGCTTCATTTTAGCTGGTTATTCCTTTGGGGCCTCGATTGTTCCCTTTATCGCAAATAGATTGCCTGCTCATTTGAAAACTGAACTGAAAGGGGTGATTTCACTTTCTCCGGATGTGACGGCCGATTTTGAAATCCACCTGGTCGACCTGTTGAATTTTAGCAGCAGTAAAGATGGTTATAAGGTGATCCCTGAAATGAAAAGTTTAATGCCAATGGTTCCAGTGTCCATTTTTGGAACAGGAGAAGGTGCTAAAATCCGAGGTGTTTTTCTGAATAATGGATTAAAAGTGGTGACCATTCCAGGAGATCATCATTTTAATAAAGATTATGGGAAAATAGCAGAAACATTTTTAAAGCAGGTGATAGATTGA
- a CDS encoding BamA/TamA family outer membrane protein, translating to MVKQLLFSTLIFAGFCAHAQDSLKVSIYPKYDHVGKFHRFLFGENYRKEYADSTKVPVIRLSQIKGGLTPIKRGGGNQTHSLRMEDKQGKEWVLRSVEKYPEVLLPLELQATFAKDIVKDNMSAQHPFSALVVPVFADAIGIPHSNPMIGWVVTDTALGEFAPVFENSLCLLEEREPEGDTDNTDKMLRKLNENHNNSVDATLMLKAKALDYLLGDWDRHEDQWRWVPEKTAQGTRYVVVPRDRDMVYYLSQGLIPRFAQVSWLLPMIQGYERNVQNINWFFWEGRSMYGRILGTIGAEEWDRIIQEFSAAMTDKLFEHALKKLPEPSYSLRHDQLLAQLKERRKSLAETMKTYYHFMNRIVDVQGSNKNELVQISDHGAAGLTLNLKKLDKNGKAGETLFTRNYDPSVTKEIRLYVRDGNDSILLNNKNSNIRIRMVNGEGKKHYDVVAARRKVPFYGMEEGITYSGASSRLIKHLANDTNNTHYVPTDLYSRNMTLLNAGFNADDGLSMGLSYKIMSPGFRKLPFGNIHSFSFLHSFKTKAFSFNYSSEWFHALGKADIVLQASAFAPENSQNFFGLGNETPYSKTGDYVVYYRARFSLYDFDPALRWRDHKNTWTVGPTFQYYRFNREDNNDRFISNSDQLHSPDSATISEDKWYTGLKVAFIRNTRNNEVLPSSGNLIDAKLRFYTGLNAAAASSVQLLASYTFYQRIGNSKRFVLANRTGGGLTFGNQAFYQSNYIGGQGNLLGFRSFRFGGQHSLYNNLELRTKLANVGGYILPGQFGITAFFDTGRVWTKQDDSDVWHYSYGGGLYYAPAILTVVQAQIAHSKEGYYPYITMKFRY from the coding sequence ATGGTAAAACAGTTACTTTTTTCTACATTGATATTTGCGGGTTTTTGTGCCCATGCACAGGATTCTTTAAAGGTGAGTATCTATCCAAAATACGACCATGTAGGGAAGTTCCACCGTTTTCTTTTTGGCGAGAACTATCGGAAGGAATATGCAGACAGTACCAAGGTACCTGTGATTCGCCTGTCTCAGATTAAAGGAGGACTAACACCCATTAAAAGAGGAGGAGGGAATCAAACCCATTCCCTAAGAATGGAAGATAAACAAGGGAAGGAATGGGTATTGCGATCTGTAGAGAAATATCCTGAAGTATTACTCCCTTTAGAATTACAAGCTACTTTTGCGAAAGATATCGTGAAAGACAATATGTCGGCACAGCATCCTTTTTCTGCCTTGGTGGTCCCTGTTTTTGCAGATGCAATAGGGATTCCACATAGCAATCCTATGATCGGCTGGGTAGTTACTGATACCGCACTTGGAGAGTTTGCCCCGGTTTTCGAAAATAGTCTTTGTTTGCTGGAAGAAAGAGAACCTGAAGGGGATACGGATAATACCGACAAGATGCTGAGAAAGTTAAATGAAAACCATAACAATTCAGTAGATGCAACATTAATGCTGAAAGCTAAAGCGCTGGATTATTTATTGGGAGATTGGGACAGGCATGAGGATCAATGGCGCTGGGTTCCAGAGAAAACTGCGCAGGGCACTCGTTATGTGGTGGTTCCGAGGGATCGCGATATGGTATATTACCTTTCACAAGGCCTGATTCCAAGATTCGCCCAGGTTTCCTGGCTGCTTCCTATGATTCAGGGCTATGAGCGAAATGTTCAAAATATCAATTGGTTTTTTTGGGAAGGCAGAAGTATGTACGGACGCATCCTGGGAACGATAGGAGCAGAAGAATGGGATCGGATCATTCAGGAGTTTTCTGCAGCAATGACGGATAAGCTTTTTGAACACGCACTGAAGAAATTACCAGAACCCAGCTATTCCCTTCGTCATGATCAATTACTTGCTCAGCTAAAGGAAAGAAGAAAAAGCTTAGCGGAAACAATGAAGACCTATTATCATTTTATGAATCGGATTGTTGACGTTCAGGGCAGCAATAAGAATGAACTGGTTCAGATCAGCGATCATGGTGCCGCAGGTTTAACCCTGAATTTAAAAAAACTGGACAAGAATGGTAAAGCTGGGGAAACCTTGTTTACAAGAAATTACGATCCTTCGGTGACTAAAGAAATCCGTTTATATGTAAGGGATGGAAATGATAGTATACTGCTCAACAATAAAAACTCTAATATTCGGATCCGAATGGTTAATGGGGAAGGCAAGAAGCATTATGATGTAGTGGCAGCCAGGCGCAAGGTGCCTTTTTATGGAATGGAAGAAGGGATTACTTATTCAGGCGCTTCCTCCAGGCTAATCAAACACCTCGCTAATGATACCAACAATACACATTACGTACCTACAGATCTGTATTCGAGGAATATGACCTTGCTCAATGCCGGCTTTAATGCAGATGATGGCCTTTCTATGGGCTTATCCTATAAAATAATGAGTCCCGGTTTTCGGAAACTGCCCTTCGGAAATATACATTCCTTTTCTTTTTTACACTCTTTTAAAACCAAAGCTTTCAGCTTTAACTATTCCAGTGAATGGTTTCATGCTCTTGGAAAGGCTGATATTGTGCTGCAAGCGAGTGCTTTTGCGCCTGAAAATTCTCAGAATTTCTTCGGTCTGGGTAATGAAACACCTTATTCCAAAACCGGAGACTATGTCGTATACTATAGGGCCAGGTTTAGTTTGTATGATTTTGATCCTGCTTTAAGGTGGCGCGACCATAAAAATACCTGGACTGTCGGGCCTACCTTTCAGTATTATCGTTTCAACAGGGAGGACAACAATGATCGCTTTATCAGCAATTCAGATCAACTGCATTCGCCAGATAGCGCCACGATTAGTGAGGATAAATGGTACACTGGTTTGAAGGTTGCTTTTATCCGCAATACTAGGAATAATGAAGTATTACCTTCTTCGGGGAACCTGATCGATGCAAAGCTGCGGTTTTACACCGGCTTAAATGCGGCGGCAGCATCTTCTGTGCAGTTGTTGGCCAGCTATACATTTTACCAAAGAATAGGGAATTCCAAGCGCTTTGTGCTGGCAAACCGAACGGGAGGAGGGTTGACTTTTGGCAATCAGGCGTTTTATCAGTCGAATTATATCGGTGGACAAGGAAATTTATTAGGATTTCGCTCTTTCCGTTTTGGTGGGCAGCATAGCTTATACAATAACCTGGAATTACGGACGAAACTCGCCAATGTTGGGGGATATATTTTACCCGGACAATTTGGAATAACAGCCTTCTTTGATACTGGGAGGGTGTGGACGAAGCAAGATGACTCCGATGTATGGCATTATAGCTATGGCGGTGGATTGTATTATGCACCCGCCATTTTAACCGTCGTACAGGCACAGATTGCCCATTCCAAAGAGGGATATTACCCTTATATTACCATGAAATTCAGGTATTAG
- a CDS encoding cold-shock protein, with the protein MQEGVVKFFNETKGFGFIVPNSGESEIFVHSTGLLADIRENDKVSYDVEEGRKGLNAVNVKVI; encoded by the coding sequence ATGCAAGAAGGAGTAGTAAAATTTTTTAATGAAACTAAAGGTTTCGGATTCATCGTTCCAAACTCGGGCGAAAGTGAAATCTTTGTTCATTCAACTGGCTTATTAGCCGACATCCGTGAGAACGATAAAGTTTCTTATGATGTTGAAGAAGGTCGTAAAGGTCTTAATGCAGTAAATGTTAAGGTGATTTAA
- a CDS encoding YdcF family protein, whose protein sequence is MEKIQLPLELLYPSCPTMDPQLVEVLTDLCFQKEEQLVSDLLFVFGSNIKHKEIAGIIAELMDNNQVDRVLITGGVASFGNSFPQNRPESEAIFALLPERHKQQPIILETRSRNMLENIIEAQKMLAAEKIKTISFICHAYASKRAALTLKSFFPNASIHCISIALPSYQAEHPITAAYWSKTKYGQSLILGEYLRLITYGNRGDFPLTAIQPYIDLVERLLLNK, encoded by the coding sequence ATGGAAAAGATTCAATTACCCCTAGAATTATTATATCCAAGTTGCCCAACCATGGATCCGCAGTTGGTAGAGGTGCTGACAGATCTATGTTTTCAGAAAGAAGAACAGCTGGTATCAGACTTATTATTTGTTTTCGGTTCCAATATAAAACACAAAGAAATTGCAGGAATAATTGCTGAGCTAATGGACAACAACCAAGTGGATCGGGTATTAATTACCGGCGGCGTTGCCAGTTTCGGAAATTCATTTCCCCAAAACAGACCGGAGTCTGAAGCCATCTTTGCATTACTTCCAGAAAGACATAAACAGCAGCCAATAATTTTGGAAACACGTTCCAGAAATATGCTCGAAAACATTATCGAAGCACAAAAAATGCTTGCTGCTGAAAAGATAAAGACGATCAGCTTTATTTGCCATGCTTATGCCAGCAAAAGAGCGGCCCTGACCTTAAAAAGCTTTTTTCCAAATGCGAGCATTCATTGTATCTCAATTGCACTCCCATCATACCAAGCGGAACATCCAATCACCGCAGCCTATTGGTCAAAAACCAAATATGGACAAAGCCTGATCCTGGGAGAATACCTGCGACTGATCACTTATGGAAATCGGGGAGATTTCCCATTAACCGCAATACAGCCTTATATAGATCTGGTAGAACGCTTACTATTAAACAAATAA